The genomic interval CCAATGCCGGGACAGTACAGTCGAAACCCTTGAAAATATCTTCGATAGAAAGGACACGGAAAGAAGAGATCGGATTAAGCAACCAAACAATAACGTCTCTTGACAAAGGGTCACTACATAACAGTAAGCTGGACATACCTATCGTTGTTCGCCCGCCCTATTTATCAGGCAACCGCATCGATCGTGTTATAGTAATCCTTAACAGAGCGACAGCATGGGAGGGAGTCTTTATGATCTCAAATTCGCTATTGAAGTTCGCGGCGGCCGAAAACTGGTATGTCTACAAAGACGGTGAGTTCACCTTCGGTGAAATCCAGGGTTACCCCGTGACCGCCAGAACTCAGGATATTCTCAGCTCTTTCTTTTTCCCGCTCGCCGGCATCGCGCCCGAAGACCTGATTGAACTGACCGGCTGGATCGAAAAGAGTCGTTTCGCCCTTAAGCTGATCGACTATGAGATGACGGACAATTTCATTGCCATCCGTGCCAAGGATACGGTTTTTTCGGGAACGGCTTCCGCTATCCGCCGTTTCCTTATGGTTTTCACAGATAAATTGAAAGAACTGGACCTGGCTCCCGACAACTGTGTAGTTTGCGGCCTGCCGACAGAGCAAACGGCCCTCTATGTTGGTCTGTATTGTCACATTCACCCGGAATGCGTCGACAAGGAGGGCGTGGATTTTACCGCCGCGGGCACACAACCGGAAGAGGAGGAACTCATTGTGTTATCAGAGGAAGAAATGAAAGAGATTGTGGATCCCCAAACAATTAAATCCTTGGCTGGCGCATTTGCCCCGGAACGCAAAGCTTTCCTCGAGGACCTGGCCCGTCTTATTTCCATCCCCAGCGTGGATGGAAACCCTGAAGAAGATGCGCCCTACGGACGTGAAACCCGGCGTGCCCTGGATTCCTTCCTGGCTATTGCGGACCGCATGGGTTTCCGAACGGTCAATGTTGAAAACGTAGCAGGATACGCCGAAATGGGAGAGGGTGATCAAATGGTTGCCGCTGTCTGCCACCTCGATGTGGTTCCCGCGGGAAGCGGCTGGGATTCCGACCCCTTTGAACTGGCCATCGAGGGGGACAAGGTTACCGGTCGCGGAGTCATGGACGACAAAGGTCCTGCGCTTTCGGCGCTCTATGCCATGAAATCCCTGCTTGAAGACCCTTCCTGGAAGCCAAACAAAAGGATCCGCCTGATCGTCGGCCTGAATGAAGAAAAAGGGAGCGCCTGTATGGCCCGGTACCGTGAAGTGGAAGAAACGCCCGCAGCCGGTTTCACAGCCGATGCTGTCTTCCCTGTTATCTACGCGGAGAAAGGCAACGCGGTCATTGTATTCCAGCTGCCGCGTGATCAAAATGATGCTATTTTGCAGGCCTCCGCCGGTGAAGCCGTCAATATGGTGCCGGGGCTTTGCACAGTCGAGCTTGAGGAGGGTTCCCCTGAAACCTATGAAGGGGTCATTGCCCACGCCAGCACCCCCGAACAGGGCAAGAACGCCATCTCGGCCGCCATGGAGGCCGTCGCCGGTAAACTGGAAGAATCCGGCAAAGAAGACCGGTTCGTCACCTTCTATAACGACTTGATCGGCTGGGAGCTTGACGGGAGCAAACTGGGACTTGCTTATGAAGATGAGACGGGCATCACCACCGTCAACGCCGGCCTCCTGTCAATCGACGCTGACCAGGCGCTTTTGACCATCAATATCCGCTACCCCGTCACAATGGATGTCGAGGAAGCCCAGCGCAAACTGGAACAGGCAGCCGCTCCCTACGGTGTCAAGGTCACCTGGCCCGGCATCATGGAACCGCTTATCTACCCCAAGGATTCCCATCTGATTTCGACCATGATGGACGCCTACCGGGAACTGACCGGAACCGATGCCCAACCGCTGGCCATCGGCGGAGGCACCTATGCCCGGGCCCTGCCCAACATTGTCGGCTTCGGCCCCGTCTTCCCGGGCGACCCGGACATTGCCCACAAGGCGAACGAATGGGGCTCGGTTGACAAGCTCCTGGCCGGCGCCGCCCTCTACCGGGAGGTGCTGAAACGTCTGGCGGAATAAAATCCAACCGGAGAAAACCGCCCGGCAGCCGCCCTGAACTGGAGCATGTCGATGAGAAGAGACAGCATCGAAATTGATGGCAAGGGCTACGCTACCACAAAAGTCATGGCCGGCGTCTGGGGTGTGAGCCAGAGAACAGCATCCAGATATTGCCGCGACGGTTTGGTAGCCGGAGCTTTCAAAGACAGCAGCAACCGCTACCTGATCCCGGTCGATACCAGAAAACCCTTGAGCAGGCAGGTGATCGAAAAAGTACTGTGGCTGGTCATCCAGCTAAAGAACGCACCCGCTTTCCGGATCGATTACGCAAAGATGGAAATTAAGCCCGAACAACTGGCGGGAGCTTTCGAATATCTGGCGGATCTTGGGCTGGTAAGCCCGCCGGGTCACTATCCGGCAAAAGAGATTCCCTACCGTGTCAGCCTGACACGGAAAGGCGTGGATTTCATCCGCAATCAGAAGGATGAAAGCGGGACATTGAAAACGGTCATCGACACCATCCTTCAGCTCATGCCATCGCTTATCAAACTGGTGATCTATGCCCTCGGTCTTTAAGAATCTTAAGAATCAAGGATAAAACAGGATCCTGCCTCTTGTTTTATTCGCGCTTCAGCCAGCGGTCAAACTTGTCCAAAGCCTTGGCAATCACCTTCTGGGCCGACTCGGCTGAATGAATCTTGGTCATGGCCGTCCCCTTGCCCTCCAGTTCTTTATAGACGCTGAAAAAGTGCTGCATCTCAGTCAGCATATGCTCGGGCAGGTCCTCCAGTTCCGTCCAGCTCCTCATCTGCGGGTCTTCGAAGGGGATGGCGATAATCTTCTCATCCTCTTTGTTGTCATCAATCATGGAAAAAGCACCGATCGGATAACACTCAACCAGGCAGAGAGGCGCCAGACTCTCCGTTGACAGGACAAGGACGTCGAGGGCATCACCGTCTTCCGACAGAGTCCTGGGGATAAAGCCGTAATTGGCAGGGTAATGGGTTGATGTATAGAGAATGCGGTCGAGACGGAGCATGCCGATCCGGTCGTCGTACTCATATTTCTGCTTGCTGCCGCGCGGTATTTCGATCACGGCGTAAAAGCGGTCTTTTTTAATCCAGTCCTTGGGAATCGATGTCCATCGAAGCATTCAAACCACCTCCGGTTCGCTTTGTCGCTCTTTCTAATCCTATCAGAATCAGACACCTTCTACTAATGTTCACTCTCTGGCCTTGAAATTGTAAACCGGCTTCAGATGGTGATGAACCCTGACCGTATCCTTGATCTGATCGAGAAGTTCGCCCATGGGCTTGTAGGCCTCTGGACTCTCGTCCAGGGTGTCGTGGCTGATGGAACTTGTATAGATACCTTCCATCAGCTGGTGGAGAGTACGAAGGGACAAAATTTTTCTCGCTTCGGTCCTTGACATGATCCGGCCTGCCCCGTGGGGTGCCGATTGATTCCAGTCAGGGTTTCCCAGACCTTCGCAAAGCAGGGATCCGTCGCGCATATTCATGGGGATCAGCACAAGTTCACCTTTTCTTGCCGAGATGGCCCCTTTTCGCAGAATCATGGAGTCCAGGTCGATGTAGTTGTGGATGGTGGTCAGATCCATATCATATTCGAGGTCAAAACCCTGAACCATTTCATCGACCATGGCCTTGCGGTTCAGTTCGGCAAATCTTTGGATCAGCTTCATGTCGTGCAGGTAATCCTCGAAAGGCCCGCCTTCCAGATAGGCCAGATCGCGCGGCAGGTGGGGTTTGAGCCTGGAGGCCATCTTCTGGTAGTAAAGAGCGACCTGGAGGCCCAGATTGCGAGAACCTGAGTGGACGACCAGGTAGAGCCGGTTCTTCTCATCGCGGTTAATCTCAATGAAATGATTGCCCCCGCCCAGGGTGCCCAGCGAGAGTTCTGCCCGGTCCATGCGGAGTTGGCGGTCATTTTTGCCGCCTTCACGGCAGCGGAGATCCTGCAGGTTAATCCTGTCCAGGTAGCGGTGCGGTCTTTTACGGATGGCAGGGCCCGATGGTATCTTTGACCGGATCAGGCGGTCAAAGGCTTTGAAATCGATCGAGTCTTCTTTCAGCCGGATGGTCTCCATGCCGCAGCCGATGTCAACGCCGACCATGTTGGGCACAACCTGGCCGGTAATGGTCATGGTTGTCCCGATGGTGCTCCCCGCACCTGCATGGACATCCGGCATGACACGGATTTTGCTCCCCTTGGTGAAGGGCTGGTCACAAAGAAGCCTGATCTGGGCATATGCGGTTTCCTCCACTTCTTTGGCGAAAACCTTTGCCTCGTTATACTGTCCTCTTATCGTAATCATGTCCGGTCCTCTGACTCAAATAAAAGGAGTCTAAAAAAGGGGACGTCAGATATCCCGGCGTCCCCTGGTCTGGTCTCGGGATCGAAAAGCTACTCGCCTTCCTCCAGCGGGGGAAGCTCTTCTGCCGCTTCTGCAGGGGCTTGCGGCTCCTCGATTTTTTCTTCAGCCTTTTCCTCAGCAGCTTCTTCAGCTGCCGGGGCCTCCGGCTCTTCCGCCTTTTCTTCCACTTCAACCATGTCGGCCTGAACCGGTTCTGAAAGCGCTTTCGCCTCCGCCGGTTCTTCGGCAGACTCTTCGGCTGGGAGCATCTCTTCTGCCGCTTTTTCAGCCGTTTTCTTCGTCTTGGCAGCTTTCTTTGCTGCAGGCTTCTTGTCTTCCTCGACCTCTTCAGCTTCCTTTTCCACCGCTTCTTCAGTCGTTTCTCCCACGGCCACCGGGGCAGCCTCCTCAGCAAGAGCCTCCTCTTTCACCTGGCCAGTTTCGGCTTCTTTCTGGATTTCTTCCGCCTTTTCTTCTTCCTGTTTGGCGGCCATGCTGTCGAGAAGATCGGAACCTTCCTTGGTCACTGTGGTAATGGCTGCCATATCTGAAATGGTAGTCCGTGCTGCCTGGTCATCGGTGTATCCGGTCGGCAGCTCATCGCGGTCTTCCCGGCGTCTTCCGCCTTTGCGGCGCGGTGCCTGCTGCCTTCTTTGCTGCTGTTCTTGCTGCTGAAGAACAATCTCGGAATCGGGCTCGGGATTAATGGGCTCAACCTCGCGGATACTGACGCTGATACGGCGGGCCTCGTCTGACACCTCCACCACCCGGGCATCCACCTCCATTCCCTCGACCAGCACATCACTTGGCTTGTTCAAATGGTAGTTGGAGATCTGCGAGATATGGCAGAGGGCATCAACTTCCGGCGCGATGTTGATGAAAGCGCCGAATGGGAACATCCTGACCACCACGCCCCGCACAATGGCGCCGACGGGGAACCGGGCCTCAATGTCGCGGTAGGGGTCGTCCTCATCGCGGCGGTAACCGAGTGAGATCCGTTTTTTCGCGCGGTCATAATCCTTGACAAAAACCTGGATCTTGTCACCGACCGAGAGGACTTCGGATGGATGCCGGATCCGCTGCCAGGACAATTCACTGATGTGGACCAGACCGTCAACCCCTCCGATATCGACAAAGGCGCCGAAGTTGGTCAGATTGCGGACAAGGCCGGTGTACTCATTGCCTGCCTCGATGGTATCCCAGATTTCACGCTCACTCGCCCGGCGTTCATGCTGCAGGAGGACCCTTCGAGATCCCGACACCCGCATGCGGCGGCGGTCCGGATCAAATTGGGTAATCAGGATATCGAACTCCTGGTCCCGGTAAGGTTCCAAATCGTCGACCATGGTCAGCTCGAGCTGGGTACGGTGAATGTAGATGTCAATGCTGCGGTAGGACGCAATGACGCCGTCGCGCACGACATTGACGACTTTAACGGGAATGGGTGTTTTTTCTTCAAACGCCTTCTCGATAAATTCCCTGTGTTTCAGTGTCTCGACGTAGCCGGTGGAAAGCATAATTTCCTTGCCGGTATCTGAGCTGCGAATGCTTCGGATGTAAACATCAACTTCCTGGTGGTTTTTAACGGCTTCATCCAGATCATAGTCAGGGTTTTTCTCCAGCTCGCGGATCGGAACCTTGCCTTCCGACTTGTCCTTTACGTCAACGTAGACGAACTCTTCGTCGTAGCGGACGATTCTTCCGCGGACAATACTTTTCGGTTGAAGCTCCGGTATGCTGTCAACGTAATCCTCGAAACTGACGTCAGCATTCTCCTCCGGCTTCGCCATGCCTTCATTTGTTGTCATTCTGTTGATAACCTCCCTGATCATCACGTCTGGTGTTGAGGCACCGGTCGTCAGACCGATCCTCCTTGAACCGGCCGGGAGAGGTGCCAAAATTTCCCCGACCTGGTCCGGCCTTTGTATCAAATGTACTTCGACGCCTTCCCCCCTGCATAAGTCAACCAGTTTGCGGGTGTTCGAACTCGTTTCACTTCCGAGCACAAAAACCAGATCGGAGGAAGCCGCAAGCGCCGCAGCATCCGTCTGCCTGCGGACAGTCGTACTACATATTGTATCAAAAATCTTCAGTTTGGCAATTTTGACCTCGAGGAGACGCCGAATCTGCTTCCATCGCTCATTCGAGAAGGTGGTCTGGGAGACAAGAATCCACTCTTTTTCCTCAAAATCACAGGCCTCTGCCTGGTCCGGCGTTTCGATCAAAATTAGATCAGCGCCCGCCGCATAGCCAACCACCCCCATCACCTCCGGGTGGCCGCCCGCCCCTGCGATGATGATGCCTTTCCCCTCCCTGGAAGCCCCGGCCACAATGGTCTGGATCTTTTTCACGAAGGGACAGGTTCCGTCCAGCACTGTGCAGCCCTTGTCCCTCAATGTCGCTTCGACCTCAGGTGCAACGCCATGGGCGCGGATCAACACCCTGGCCCCGTCGGGTATCTCTTCAATGCTTTCAGCCAGGCGGGCTCCCCGCGCTTCCAGATCTTCAATCACCTGCTCATTGTGGACCAGAGCCCCATAAAGCCAGAGTGAATCGCTGTCATCCGCCAAAGCCTGACAGGCCAGATCGACAGCCCGGCGCACACCTGGACAAAAACCAGCGGATTTTGCGACTTCAATCTCCAACTTCTCTCTTCTTTCGGCCTACCGGGCGGATTGTTTCAACGGGCTCTTCTATCAGTTTTTGTTCGAAAAGAGCGCCATATCCTTCAATTCCCCGGCATTGGTAGGGAAGACCCGCAGCAGCGTAGATCCGCCGCATCATTTCCCGGGCAATGCCTTCCTGCTCCTCCCTGGATAAGGATTCCGTCCCCCGCAGGCCATAGCGGACCGGCCAGCCAAAAGTGTAGCGGGGGCGACCCAATAAGCGGTAGCGGGGCTCGATGGAAACCGGCAGGATGGGAATCCCCCGCCGGATGGCATAAACAAAAATGGAAGCGTGCAGTTCCGCGGTACCGGCCTCCTCAGCTTTTATCCGCGTCCCTTCGGGGAATATGCCTACGACCCTGCCCGCCCTGATCTGTGACAGGATCAGCTTAGAGGCCCGGATATCGGCGATCGACCGGTCGAGCGGGATGGCCCGGAAGGCTTTCAGAATCCGTCCGATCAGTTTCATGCGGTAGAGTTCCTGCTTGGCGACAATGCTAAGCCGTTTCGAAGGATAAAGAAAGGTGAGAAAGATGGGGTCCAGGATGTGGTGATGATTGGCGATCAGGATGCAGCCTTCCCCTTCAGGTTCAACCCGTTGGCCCGCCCGCTTCGGCAGGAATACGGGCCAGAGCAGGATGGCAACCAGGAAACGGACGACAGCCCGAATCCAGGCGGAAAACCAGTCGGCTCCCGCCAATTCAACTTTCATCCTGTCCTCCGGACTCATTTGGCGCCATCCTCCGCAGCCGCCCTCCACATGGGCTGCTCCCGCTCTTTTTGACGGATAAGGTCGATCATGGCCTCAACCACTTCAGTGGCGCTCATCTTGCTGGAATCAATCAGGATGGCGTCTTCAGCCCGCCTGGCGGGTGCCAGCTCACGTTCCGCGTCCTGGCGGTCACGCTTTTCCATTTCCTTCAGAACCTCTTCCATGCTGGTTTGGACACCCGCTTTTTCCAGGTCTTTCAGGCGGCGTTCCGCCCGTGCCTCGGCTGACGCAGTTATGAAAAACTTAACCGGTGCGTCAGGAAATACATAAGTGCCGATGTCCCGCCCCTCCAAAATGAGCGCCTGCCTTTTCCCAAGCTCACGCTGGATACGGACGCAATAGTCGCGGCAAACAGGCAGGGTACTGATGTCGGAAGCTGCTTTTGCCACTTCCGGTGTCCGGATGTAGGGCATCATGTCCTCCCCATCGACCAGGGTTTTCTGGACCCGGTCCGACAAGTCGATTTCCATGCTTGTCGAGGTCAGCATGGCCCGGACCGCCTCGGCGTCGGAGGGCTTTATCCCCGAACGCAGGGCCTTGTATCCCAGAGCCCGGTACATAGCGCCAGTATCAAGCGTCAGGATTCCCAAATGTTCGGACAGGAGACGGGCCACCGTACTCTTGCCCGAGCCCGAGGGGCCGTCGATGGCGATCACCAGGGGCCTGGGAGCCGCCTGACGCGCGGAATCCCCCGGCCCGCCTTCCGTTATCCGGGTCACGGTTTCATACATGAGCAAATCAACCGGGGGCAGTTCTTTGGCCGACTTAAGACCGAAGTCAAGCAGGAATTGTTCTGTCACGTCAAGCAGAGCAGGCCTGCCCGGGGCGTCCAGAACTCCGACCTCGCGGACCAGTCCCCTCTCAATCAGGCGGGCAACCACCGAATCGCTGTCGACTCCGCGTACCGTTTCAATTTCAGCCCGGGTTGCCGGCGCGTTGTAGGCAATCACCGCCAGGGTTTCGTAGGCAGCATCCGTAAGTTTCTGGTCACGGGTTTTCCCAAAGAAAGCCTCAACAAGCTCCTTGTGCTCCGGCGCCGTGGCCAGGGCTGCAGCATTCTCCAGCTCACGGAGGACAAGTCCCGACAGTGGATCCCGCTGATAGCGGCGCTTCAGCTGCTCCAGAAGCCCCCTGACTTCTTCTTCAGATTTTTCAAGCAGGCGGGCCAGCTCCTCGACGGCAAGGGGGTCGCCGGCCACAAAGAGCAGCGCCTCCAGTCTGGCCAGATCCTGAACTTCACCCATAAGGTCACCTGCCCTTCCGCTCGATCATGATGGGCGAGAAAAGCGACTTCTGCGTCACCCTGGCCTTGTTTTGGAAAACCAGTTCCAGCATGGCCAAAAAACCGGTAATCCTCTCGAGTGCCGGGAGTTCCGGAGGAAACAATTCGTAGAAAAAGACCCGCGACCGGCCTGAAATATGGCGGGCAATGTAAAGCATCCGCTCTGTCAGCGAGATGCGCTCCCGTTCAAGAATCCGGTCGACCTGCTCCGTGCTGTCATCGAAACGGTTGGTATTACGGAGGGCAAGTGCCTCCACGGAGCGATCAAACTGCCCGCGTTCAAGCTGGACCGTTCCGCGTTCGCGGACCAGTCCCAGACGCTCGGGCGGTGCCGGTGCCCTGCCGTAGATTCCGCCGTGGTCAAGATGCCGCGCACGAAGCGAAGAGGCCAGCAGCCTGCATCGCCTGTAGAGCATGAGGCGAAGAATGAGCAGGTCACCCGGGTCACTTGCCTCTCCCTCCTCCTGCCGCCGCTCCGGTAAGAGCAGGGCTGACTTGAGTTGGATCAAGGTGGCCGCCATGAGCAGGAAAGAGCTGGCCAGCTCCATGTCAAAGACAGGCGCCCCGCGAATAATTTCCAGGTATTGGTCGGCGATGGAGGCGATGGATACCCGGTCCACCGGGATCCGGTTCTTTTCAACAAGCTGGTTCAGCAGGTCGAGCGGCCCGTCGTATTCGAGAATATTGACCTTCAAGGTATCGTTTTCCCTGGCCATTGGCGCTTGTT from Fastidiosipila sp. carries:
- a CDS encoding M20 family metallopeptidase, giving the protein MISNSLLKFAAAENWYVYKDGEFTFGEIQGYPVTARTQDILSSFFFPLAGIAPEDLIELTGWIEKSRFALKLIDYEMTDNFIAIRAKDTVFSGTASAIRRFLMVFTDKLKELDLAPDNCVVCGLPTEQTALYVGLYCHIHPECVDKEGVDFTAAGTQPEEEELIVLSEEEMKEIVDPQTIKSLAGAFAPERKAFLEDLARLISIPSVDGNPEEDAPYGRETRRALDSFLAIADRMGFRTVNVENVAGYAEMGEGDQMVAAVCHLDVVPAGSGWDSDPFELAIEGDKVTGRGVMDDKGPALSALYAMKSLLEDPSWKPNKRIRLIVGLNEEKGSACMARYREVEETPAAGFTADAVFPVIYAEKGNAVIVFQLPRDQNDAILQASAGEAVNMVPGLCTVELEEGSPETYEGVIAHASTPEQGKNAISAAMEAVAGKLEESGKEDRFVTFYNDLIGWELDGSKLGLAYEDETGITTVNAGLLSIDADQALLTINIRYPVTMDVEEAQRKLEQAAAPYGVKVTWPGIMEPLIYPKDSHLISTMMDAYRELTGTDAQPLAIGGGTYARALPNIVGFGPVFPGDPDIAHKANEWGSVDKLLAGAALYREVLKRLAE
- a CDS encoding inorganic diphosphatase, encoding MLRWTSIPKDWIKKDRFYAVIEIPRGSKQKYEYDDRIGMLRLDRILYTSTHYPANYGFIPRTLSEDGDALDVLVLSTESLAPLCLVECYPIGAFSMIDDNKEDEKIIAIPFEDPQMRSWTELEDLPEHMLTEMQHFFSVYKELEGKGTAMTKIHSAESAQKVIAKALDKFDRWLKRE
- a CDS encoding RtcB family protein, with amino-acid sequence MITIRGQYNEAKVFAKEVEETAYAQIRLLCDQPFTKGSKIRVMPDVHAGAGSTIGTTMTITGQVVPNMVGVDIGCGMETIRLKEDSIDFKAFDRLIRSKIPSGPAIRKRPHRYLDRINLQDLRCREGGKNDRQLRMDRAELSLGTLGGGNHFIEINRDEKNRLYLVVHSGSRNLGLQVALYYQKMASRLKPHLPRDLAYLEGGPFEDYLHDMKLIQRFAELNRKAMVDEMVQGFDLEYDMDLTTIHNYIDLDSMILRKGAISARKGELVLIPMNMRDGSLLCEGLGNPDWNQSAPHGAGRIMSRTEARKILSLRTLHQLMEGIYTSSISHDTLDESPEAYKPMGELLDQIKDTVRVHHHLKPVYNFKARE
- a CDS encoding bifunctional 4-hydroxy-3-methylbut-2-enyl diphosphate reductase/30S ribosomal protein S1, which codes for MEIEVAKSAGFCPGVRRAVDLACQALADDSDSLWLYGALVHNEQVIEDLEARGARLAESIEEIPDGARVLIRAHGVAPEVEATLRDKGCTVLDGTCPFVKKIQTIVAGASREGKGIIIAGAGGHPEVMGVVGYAAGADLILIETPDQAEACDFEEKEWILVSQTTFSNERWKQIRRLLEVKIAKLKIFDTICSTTVRRQTDAAALAASSDLVFVLGSETSSNTRKLVDLCRGEGVEVHLIQRPDQVGEILAPLPAGSRRIGLTTGASTPDVMIREVINRMTTNEGMAKPEENADVSFEDYVDSIPELQPKSIVRGRIVRYDEEFVYVDVKDKSEGKVPIRELEKNPDYDLDEAVKNHQEVDVYIRSIRSSDTGKEIMLSTGYVETLKHREFIEKAFEEKTPIPVKVVNVVRDGVIASYRSIDIYIHRTQLELTMVDDLEPYRDQEFDILITQFDPDRRRMRVSGSRRVLLQHERRASEREIWDTIEAGNEYTGLVRNLTNFGAFVDIGGVDGLVHISELSWQRIRHPSEVLSVGDKIQVFVKDYDRAKKRISLGYRRDEDDPYRDIEARFPVGAIVRGVVVRMFPFGAFINIAPEVDALCHISQISNYHLNKPSDVLVEGMEVDARVVEVSDEARRISVSIREVEPINPEPDSEIVLQQQEQQQRRQQAPRRKGGRRREDRDELPTGYTDDQAARTTISDMAAITTVTKEGSDLLDSMAAKQEEEKAEEIQKEAETGQVKEEALAEEAAPVAVGETTEEAVEKEAEEVEEDKKPAAKKAAKTKKTAEKAAEEMLPAEESAEEPAEAKALSEPVQADMVEVEEKAEEPEAPAAEEAAEEKAEEKIEEPQAPAEAAEELPPLEEGE
- a CDS encoding 1-acyl-sn-glycerol-3-phosphate acyltransferase; the encoded protein is MKVELAGADWFSAWIRAVVRFLVAILLWPVFLPKRAGQRVEPEGEGCILIANHHHILDPIFLTFLYPSKRLSIVAKQELYRMKLIGRILKAFRAIPLDRSIADIRASKLILSQIRAGRVVGIFPEGTRIKAEEAGTAELHASIFVYAIRRGIPILPVSIEPRYRLLGRPRYTFGWPVRYGLRGTESLSREEQEGIAREMMRRIYAAAGLPYQCRGIEGYGALFEQKLIEEPVETIRPVGRKKREVGD
- a CDS encoding (d)CMP kinase — translated: MGEVQDLARLEALLFVAGDPLAVEELARLLEKSEEEVRGLLEQLKRRYQRDPLSGLVLRELENAAALATAPEHKELVEAFFGKTRDQKLTDAAYETLAVIAYNAPATRAEIETVRGVDSDSVVARLIERGLVREVGVLDAPGRPALLDVTEQFLLDFGLKSAKELPPVDLLMYETVTRITEGGPGDSARQAAPRPLVIAIDGPSGSGKSTVARLLSEHLGILTLDTGAMYRALGYKALRSGIKPSDAEAVRAMLTSTSMEIDLSDRVQKTLVDGEDMMPYIRTPEVAKAASDISTLPVCRDYCVRIQRELGKRQALILEGRDIGTYVFPDAPVKFFITASAEARAERRLKDLEKAGVQTSMEEVLKEMEKRDRQDAERELAPARRAEDAILIDSSKMSATEVVEAMIDLIRQKEREQPMWRAAAEDGAK
- a CDS encoding segregation/condensation protein A, producing MARENDTLKVNILEYDGPLDLLNQLVEKNRIPVDRVSIASIADQYLEIIRGAPVFDMELASSFLLMAATLIQLKSALLLPERRQEEGEASDPGDLLILRLMLYRRCRLLASSLRARHLDHGGIYGRAPAPPERLGLVRERGTVQLERGQFDRSVEALALRNTNRFDDSTEQVDRILERERISLTERMLYIARHISGRSRVFFYELFPPELPALERITGFLAMLELVFQNKARVTQKSLFSPIMIERKGR